From one Drosophila subpulchrella strain 33 F10 #4 breed RU33 chromosome 3L, RU_Dsub_v1.1 Primary Assembly, whole genome shotgun sequence genomic stretch:
- the LOC119554399 gene encoding talin-2 isoform X1 codes for MSTLSLRIQLEGGRVTKTIQFQPNTTVFDACKVIRDKFAEAVQGQPSEYGLFISDEQNQQGVWLEPGRTLGYYILHNQDTLEYRRKTRTLRVRMLDGAVKTILVDDSQPVSQLMVVICTKIGITNHEEYGLVREDNEAQNENLPDNKFGTLTLKRKIMEKDRDAKMESLRKKLKTDDEMNWVDVSRTLREQGIDEAETVLLRRRFFFSDQNIDSRDPVQLNLLYVQARDAILDGTHPVTQDKACEFAGIQVHIQFGPHNEAKHKTGFLDLKDFLPQSYVRTKGIEKKIFSEHRKHADLSEIDAKVLYTKTARELPTYGVTFFLVKEKMNGKNKLVPRLLGVTKDSVLRLDEHTKEILISWPLTTVRRWGASPNTFTLDFGDYANQYYSVQTTEAEQIVQLIAGYIDIILKKKQTKDHFGIEGDEGSTMVEESVAPSKATFLQHETNRLEQLNVESLAHPGIMRPYDGERSYMQNEVQTVQYGAFVGQVNHAHQPPSTKEVRISSVNLTEPQRALLGYISAGQDVLIRADEELRTKAPIQELGSDLRSIEWRENTLDTSKQAVSSHVATMSAATAQIITASHPDEVDTEAISASVSQIAQTIPEVTKEVRLIAALMENDTNGDQLLEAARNLCNAFSDLLKAAEPESKEPPQHLINAASRVGEATTHVLSTIAEEEVPENRDLHDMLLALAKAVANTTAALVLRAKNIAASCEDEQARNRVIGAASQCALATSQLVACAKVVAPTLHNAACREQLEAAARNVARAVNSLCEVCNEASNDPKLKADLLAAARDVSKSLTDMLEHVKLSSREHANRTSTELSPVENVIIGTDILVSTHDPQEMVRHARTLGQTTAQLIQSIKGEADQQQDADLKRHLLSAAKQLADATTKLVEAARLCSSNPHDSDNQNALRRAAEELREITTTAANTPAMKRGLIQRLEFCSKQAASAATQCISAAQNAVQHSQDHQTKETLLQDCKRVADTIPRLVTSLKTTRAQPDDPNAQLNLIEAAEQFIEPALQVSKSSRALQPTVTDIPSSTQLSKGALHLGQCVSELHSVAQRARDACGGQELESALEEVRKLHDVLDDTRQAALAGQLRPLPGQTVENTADELRKSAKNVGIALSQLLSSVLHNQRSYAGAAGRDTALALGDFTRSVHGVAATTQNPAIIDCADDVVTSSARLIEQAQRTLQGASNPEALTQAGREVTGALSATVDCIPGQREVDVALRNVSDLSEILSMSEFPPSGRPYATLQSELKQVAEQLSSSGGEIVVSYASPALLAESSQNFAANYRDLLSVSMEMAGQTQEEEVRSQMIESLRHVSTQSCSLLSTAKSIAADPGQPNAKNLLHAAARGVTESINQLVDASIQSAPGQKECDNAMRNIEALRLMLDYPHEPINELGYFDCVEQATGKSRNLGYAISEMINNAKQSQHVEFSQSVNNVNDSIQGLIESSSQAAYLIGVSHPSSVAGRPGIIDQAQLTWAYQGIRQHCDIVSSQQSTKPQMISALTVIAKHTSYLCSICRQASMNTSNPVAKNEFIVLAKQVATATSDLVQAIKAIEEQPASGSRERLVDPLLEAVKAVRQYASSPEFSSVPAKISAEGRKAQEPVIQAGRGVIDGVVEMVKAAKSLALSPDNPPVWQQLSMHSTPVSESVKRLVDNIRDKAPGQAQCEQVLHTLGTCTRELDSCALAVNAQGLSQRRDNNLHGFSGQTMNSASELVDKLEPIRVAGKNNAEQLGHAVGEISRYVVPMVNGAIGACTHIVHSQQQMSLIQQTRSVVESAITLVQSAKDSAGNPRATHAHPRLDDAIDGTREAIQELQQTVEKINAETGIVTGLMEQVNRSITRLTDKRQSLLNASYSDTFVDYQTRMVARAKEIASLANEMNAKSSVEPAALPQLAVDMTQHYQQLTQDSVGASTTTSSPDVAMRIRTTVIDLGRSVSSMIQSSAGGARPNDVGAQKDIARNAREVSEKVAQVLAALQAGSRGTQACINAAHTVSGIIGDLDTTIMFATAGTLHSDGDGSFADHREHILQTAKALVEDTKVLVTGAAGTQDQLANAAQNAVSTITQLAEAVKRGACSLGSTQPDSQVMVINAVKDVASALGDLINCTKLASGKSINDPSMQGLKESARVMVLNVSSLLKTVKAVEDEHTRGTRAMEATVEAISQEIRAMHTPPPVGNTQVGPEDLIRVTMNVTAATAKAVAAGTSNLQADIVSAANLGRRAISDMLIVCRSVAWNCAETEELRARTLEAGTAVGESYRDLLSGILHSCSADDRMHLSRRVAKCVTDLVAMARLLKGSDWIDPEDPTVIAENELLGAAASIDAAAKKLASLRPRRQADVKIELDENMKFDEMILEAAKGIMAASAALVRAANAAQRELIDTGKVARRPLTSSDDGQWSEGLISAARLVAAATHSLVEAAQNLVRGVGTEEMLISTAKQVAASTAQLLIACKVKSNPNSEAGRRLQAAGNAVIKSTDNLVRSAQQGLEAEEEHSLKINTSMVDGMAQEINARSAVLRKEKELEEARQLLKNVRHARRYVKNAQGVTTDESDTEYAYRSQDNTLGRSGYYGSGEMPSSPSYLSGGQQQQKHHYNYASPQPQHFHHPGAVSPPPSNYPAMDDANGDFPPPPPPLSTTISNMQTATSGHSFRPNPKLTANAVPRPYPGSPGGSNGLTSTPNPSTTTTNTNYQQSFESSSTKTLNSSPPAVPKKPAVNRNLAACVQDLHDKTFGQGGVVQLTGGNGYPGQNYEGYTSRYETRNFDKSANNTTSSSSEFGAVKPLESSFSQMTLNTDGGKISIVDQGSERLTSMTQRVMERKSFTTTTESRSETKTEKHSFRLD; via the exons GTGTTCGTATGTTGGATGGCGCTGTGAAGACCATCCTGGTGGATGACTCCCAGCCGGTGTCGCAGCTTATGGTGGTCATCTGcaccaagatcggcatcaccaATCACGAGGAATACGGATTGGTGCGCGAGGACAACGAGGCGCAGAACGAGAATCTGCCGGACAACAAGTTCGGCACCCTGACCCTCAAGCGCAAAATCATGGAGAAGGATCGTGATGCCAAAATGGAGAGTTTGCGCAAGAAACTGAAGACGGATGATGAAA TGAACTGGGTGGATGTGAGTCGCACCTTAAGGGAGCAAGGCATAGACGAAGCAGAAACTGTTTTGCTGCGCCGTCGCTTTTTCTTTTCGGATCAGAATATCGATTCCCGAGACCCCGTGCAATTGAATTTGCTGTATGTGCAAGCCAGGGACGCCATTCTGGATGGCACCCATCCTGTGACCCAAGATAAAG CTTGCGAATTCGCTGGCATCCAAGTGCATATTCAATTTGGACCGCACAATGAGGCCAAGCACAAGACCGGATTCTTAGA TTTAAAGGACTTCCTGCCTCAGTCGTATGTGCGCACCAAGGGAATCGAGAAGAAAATCTTTTCGGAGCACCGAAAGCATGCGGATCTTTCCGAAATCGACGCCAAAGTCCTGTACACCAAGACCGCCCGGGAGTTGCCCACCTACGGCGTAACCTTCTTTCTGGTCAAGGAGAAGATGAATGGCAAGAACAAGCTGGTTCCCCGTCTGCTGGGTGTGACCAAGGATTCGGTTCTGCGTCTGGACGAGCACACCAAAGAGATTCTCATCTCGTGGCCCTTGACCACAGTACGCCGTTGGGGCGCCTCGCCGAACACCTTCACCCTGGACTTTGGCGACTACGCCAATCAATACTACTCGGTGCAAACGACAGAGGCCGAGCAGATTGTGCAGCTCATTGCTGGCTACATCGACATTATTCTCAAGAAGAAACAGACCAAGGATCATTTCGGTATCGAGGGCGATGAGGGTTCCACCATGGTGGAGGAGTCAGTGGCACCTTCCAA gGCCACCTTCTTGCAACACGAAACGAATCGCTTGGAGCAACTTAATGTGGAGAGCTTGGCTCATCCTGGAATTATGCGTCCTTATGACG GCGAGCGCTCTTATATGCAGAACGAAGTGCAGACCGTGCAGTATGGTGCCTTCGTCGGCCAGGTGAACCATGCCCACCAGCCGCCCTCG ACTAAGGAAGTTCGCATTAGTTCTGTGAATCTGACGGAGCCACAGCGAGCCCTGCTTGGTTACATATCCGCTGGCCAGGATGTCTTGATTCGCGCTGACGAAGAGCTGCGCACTAAG GCACCCATTCAGGAGCTGGGCAGTGATCTGCGTTCCATTGAGTGGCGAGAGAACACCTTGGACACTTCCAAGCAGGCGGTGAGCAGTCATGTGGCCACCATGAGTGCGGCCACTGCTCAGATTATCACCGCCTCTCATCCAGATGAAGTTGACACAGAGGCCATTTCGGCTTCTGTCTCCCAGATTGCCCAAACAATTCCCGAGGTGACCAAGGAAGTTCGTCTGATTGCCGCGTTGATGGAGAATGACACCAATGGTGATCAATTGCTGGAGGCTGCCCGCAACTTGTGCAACGCCTTCAGTGATCTCCTTAAGGCAGCCGAGCCGGAGAGCAAGGAGCCGCCACAACATCTGATTAATGCAGCCAGTCGAGTGGGCGAGGCTACCACCCATGTGCTGAGCACTATTGCCGAAGAGGAAGTGCCCGAAAACCGTGACCTCCACGACATGCTACTGGCTTTGGCCAAGGCGGTGGCCAACACCACTGCTGCCCTTGTGCTGCGGGCCAAGAACATTGCCGCCAGCTGTGAGGATGAACAGGCCAGGAATCGGGTGATTGGAGCTGCCAGTCAGTGTGCCCTGGCCACCAGTCAATTGGTGGCCTGTGCCAAGGTGGTGGCACCTACTCTGCACAATGCTGCCTGTCGGGAGCAATTGGAGGCGGCAGCCAGGAACGTAGCCAGAGCCGTCAACTCTTTATGCGAGGTCTGCAACGAGGCCAGCAACGATCCCAAGCTAAAGGCCGATCTCCTGGCAGCTGCCCGTGATGTGTCCAAGAGCCTCACCGATATGCTGGAGCACGTGAAGCTGAGCTCCAGGGAGCATGCCAATCGCACCAGCACCGAACTGAGTCCCGTAGAGAACGTGATTATCGGCACCGACATCCTGGTGTCCACTCACGATCCCCAGGAGATGGTGCGACACGCCCGTACCCTTGGTCAAACCACTGCACAGCTTATCCAGAGCATCAAGGGTGAGGCAGACCAGCAGCAGGATGCGGACTTGAAGCGTCATCTGTTGTCTGCCGCCAAGCAGCTGGCTGATGCCACCACCAAGTTGGTAGAGGCCGCTCGTCTCTGCTCCTCGAACCCTCATGATTCGGACAACCAAAACGCTTTGCGTAGGGCGGCAGAGGAGCTTCGCGAGATCACCACCACGGCGGCCAACACGCCGGCAATGAAGCGAGGACTCATTCAGCGACTGGAATTCTGTTCCAAACAAGCAGCCTCAGCAGCAACCCAGTGCATCTCGGCGGCACAGAACGCCGTGCAGCACAGCCAGGACCATCAGACCAAGGAGACCCTATTGCAGGATTGCAAGCGAGTGGCGGACACCATCCCGCGACTGGTCACCTCGCTGAAGACAACCCGTGCGCAACCCGATGATCCCAATGCCCAATTAAATCTTATCGAGGCGGCGGAGCAGTTCATCGAACCAGCACTGCAGGTGTCAAAATCTTCGAGAGCCCTTCAGCCCACAGTGACTGACATTCCCTCGTCTACCCAACTATCCAAGGGTGCCCTGCACTTGGGGCAATGTGTTTCTGAGTTGCATTCGGTAGCCCAGCGTGCTCGTGACGCGTGTGGTGGTCAGGAACTTGAGTCAGCTTTAGAAGAGGTGCGCAAACTGCACGATGTCTTGGACGACACTCGTCAGGCGGCTCTTGCCGGTCAACTGCGTCCATTGCCGGGACAAACTGTGGAAAATACGGccgatgagctaaggaaatccGCGAAGAATGTAGGCATCGCCTTGAGCCAGCTGCTGTCCTCTGTACTGCACAACCAACGTAGCTATGCTGGAGCTGCAGGTCGAGACACTGCTCTGGCCCTGGGAGACTTTACCAGGAGCGTTCACGGAGTGGCGGCCACTACACAGAACCCGGCGATCATCGACTGTGCGGATGATGTAGTCACCAGCTCGGCGCGACTCATCGAGCAGGCGCAGCGCACCTTGCAGGGTGCATCCAACCCAGAAGCCTTGACCCAGGCTGGACGAGAAGTGACCGGAGCACTCTCCGCCACCGTGGATTGCATTCCCGGACAGCGAGAAGTGGATGTGGCCTTGAGAAACGTCAGCGATCTGAGTGAGATCCTATCAATGAGCGAGTTCCCGCCTTCGGGACGTCCATATGCCACTCTTCAGTCAGAACTTAAACAAGTGGCGGAGCAGTTGAGCAGCTCTGGTGGCGAGATTGTGGTCTCGTATGCCTCACCAGCTCTGCTGGCCGAGAGCAGCCAGAATTTTGCAGCCAACTACCGGGACCTATTGTCCGTCAGCATGGAGATGGCCGGTCAGACACAGGAGGAAGAAGTCCGCTCCCAGATGATCGAGTCCCTGAGACACGTGTCCACTCAATCGTGCTCTCTCCTTTCGACGGCCAAGTCTATTGCCGCCGATCCCGGCCAGCCGAATGCTAAGAACTTGTTGCATGCCGCCGCCCGAGGTGTTACCGAGAGTATCAATCAGTTGGTGGATGCCAGCATCCAATCCGCTCCGGGACAAAAGGAATGCGACAACGCAATGCGCAACATTGAAGCCTTGCGTCTGATGCTGGACTATCCCCATGAACCCATCAACGAGCTGGGATACTTCGATTGCGTGGAGCAGGCCACTGGAAAGTCTAGAAACCTGGGCTATGCCATCTCCGAGATGATCAACAATGCCAAGCAATCGCAGCATGTGGAGTTCAGTCAATCGGTTAACAATGTTAATGACTCCATCCAGGGATTGATTGAGAGCTCGTCGCAGGCAGCCTATTTGATTGGTGTCTCGCATCCTTCGAGCGTAGCCGGTAGACCAGGAATTATTGACCAGGCCCAGCTGACTTGGGCCTACCAGGGAATCCGACAGCACTGTGACATTGTGAGCAGCCAGCAGTCCACCAAGCCGCAGATGATCTCTGCCCTCACGGTGATTGCCAAGCACACCAGCTATCTGTGCTCCATTTGTCGTCAGGCCTCGATGAACACCTCGAACCCCGTGGCCAAGAATGAGTTTATTGTGCTCGCCAAGCAGGTGGCCACGGCCACTTCGGACTTGGTGCAGGCCATTAAGGCTATTGAGGAGCAACCGGCCAGCGGAAGTCGCGAGCGTCTAGTGGATCCTCTTCTGGAGGCTGTCAAGGCGGTCCGCCAGTATGCCTCGAGTCCCGAGTTCAGCTCAGTGCCCGCCAAGATATCTGCGGAAGGCAGGAAAGCTCAGGAGCCAGTCATCCAAGCGGGTCGCGGTGTTATCGATGGCGTAGTGGAGATGGTTAAGGCAGCCAAATCGCTGGCCCTCTCCCCTGACAATCCACCTGTGTGGCAACAGCTCTCGATGCACTCCACCCCGGTTTCGGAGTCCGTAAAGCGATTGGTGGACAACATTCGCGACAAGGCGCCTGGACAGGCACAGTGCGAGCAGGTGCTCCACACCCTGGGCACATGCACCCGGGAGTTGGACAGTTGTGCCCTTGCTGTTAATGCTCAGGGTCTCAGTCAGCGGCGGGATAACAACTTGCACGGATTCAGTGGACAGACGATGAACTCTGCTTCCGAGCTGGTGGACAAACTGGAACCTATCCGTGTGGCTGGCAAGAACAATGCCGAACAACTAGGTCACGCTGTGGGTGAAATCTCGCGTTATGTGGTCCCCATGGTCAATGGAGCCATTGGCGCCTGCACCCACATTGTGCATAGCCAACAACAGATGTCTCTGATCCAGCAGACCCGTTCGGTGGTGGAAAGTGCCATCACTCTGGTGCAGTCGGCCAAGGATTCAGCTGGCAATCCCCGAGCCACTCATGCCCATCCCCGACTGGATGACGCTATCGATGGTACAAGGGAGGCCATTCAGGAGCTGCAGCAAACCGTGGAAAAGATCAATGCGGAGACGGGCATCGTGACGGGCTTGATGGAGCAGGTGAATCGTTCCATCACCCGATTGACCGACAAGCGTCAGTCCCTACTGAATGCCTCGTACTCGGACACCTTTGTGGACTACCAGACGCGCATGGTAGCGCGGGCCAAGGAGATCGCCAGTCTGGCCAACGAGATGAACGCTAAGAGCAGCGTGGAACCGGCGGCCTTACCGCAACTGGCCGTGGACATGACACAGCACTATCAGCAGTTGACTCAGGATTCGGTTGGTGCCAGCACCACCACTTCTTCGCCGGATGTGGCCATGCGTATTCGCACCACGGTTATTGATTTGGGTCGATCGGTCAGCTCGATGATTCAGTCGTCGGCGGGCGGTGCACGACCCAACGATGTGGGCGCCCAGAAGGACATAGCGCGCAATGCTCGCGAGGTGTCCGAGAAGGTGGCCCAGGTGTTGGCCGCTCTGCAGGCGGGTTCTCGTGGTACTCAAGCATGCATCAATGCAGCCCACACGGTGTCCGGCATCATCGGGGACTTGGATACAACCATTATGTTTGCCACCGCGGGCACTTTGCATTCGGATGGAGATGGAAGCTTTGCCGATCACCGCGAGCACATTCTTCAGACGGCAAAGGCTCTGGTGGAGGACACTAAGGTTTTGGTGACTGGAGCGGCTGGAACCCAGGATCAGTTGGCCAATGCAGCTCAGAACGCTGTGTCAACCATAA CACAACTGGCTGAGGCAGTAAAGCGAGGAGCCTGCTCGCTGGGATCTACCCAACCCGATTCCCAGGTGATGGTCATCAATGCCGTCAAGGATGTGGCTTCTGCCCTGGGCGATTTGATCAACTGCACTAAATTGGCCTCTGGCAAGTCCATCAACGATCCCTCCATGCAGGGTCTTAAGGAGAGCGCCAGG GTAATGGTGCTGAATGTGTCCTCACTGCTGAAGACAGTGAAAGCTGTGGAAGATGAGCACACTCGAGGAACTCGGGCAATGGAGGCCACCGTCGAAGCCATCTCCCAGGAGATTCGG GCCATGCACACTCCCCCACCGGTGGGCAACACACAGGTGGGACCCGAGGACCTGATCCGAGTGACCATGAATGTGACGGCCGCCACTGCCAAGGCAGTTGCCGCTGGTACCTCCAATCTGCAGGCTGACATTGTGTCTGCCGCCAACCTGGGACGCCGTGCCATCTCGGACATGCTAATCGTTTGCCGCTCCGTGGCCTGGAACTGTGCCGAAACGGAGGAGCTGCGAGCACGCACTCTGGAGGCGGGAACTGCAGTGGGTGAATCCTACCGAGACCTGCTCAGTGGCATACTGCACAGCTGCAGTGCCGACGATCGCATGCACTTGTCGCGTCGCGTCGCCAAATGCGTCACCGATCTGGTTGCCATGGCCAGGCTTCTTAAGGGTTCCGATTGGATCGATCCCGAGGATCCCACAGTCATTGCTGAGAACGAATTGCTGGGCGCCGCTGCCTCCATCGATGCGGCAGCCAAGAAATTGGCCTCACTGCGTCCTCGTCGCCAGGCCGACGTCAAG ATTGAACTCGACGAGAACATGAAGTTTGACGAAATGATCCTGGAGGCCGCCAAGGGAATAATGGCAGCCTCTGCCGCCTTGGTGCGAGCTGCAAACGCCGCCCAGCGGGAACTCATCGACACGGGCAAAGTGGCCCGTCGTCCGCTGACGAGCTCCGACGATGGCCAGTGGTCCGAGGGTCTCATCTCGGCCGCTCGCCTTGTGGCCGCCGCCACCCACAGCCTGGTGGAGGCTGCCCAGAACTTAGTGCGCGGCGTGGGCACCGAGGAGATGCTCATCTCCACGGCCAAGCAAGTGGCCGCCTCCACGGCCCAGCTGCTGATTGCCTGCAAGGTGAAGTCCAATCCAAATTCGGAGGCTGGTCGTCGCCTTCAGGCCGCCGGAAATGCAGTGATCAAGTCCACCGACAACCTGGTGCGCTCCGCCCAACAGGGCTTGGAAGCAGAGGAGGAGCACTCGCTGAAGATCAATACATCAATGGTGGACGGCATGGCGCAGGAGATCAACGCCCGATCCGCTGTGCTGCGCAAGGAAAAGGAGCTGGAGGAGGCGCGACAGCTGCTGAAGAATGTGCGCCATGCGCGACGCTACGTGAAGAACGCTCAGGGAGTCACCACAGACGAGAGTGATACAGAGTACGCCTACAGGAGCCAGGACAAT ACTTTGGGTCGCAGCGGTTACTACGGTTCCGGCGAGATGCCCAGTTCGCCGAGCTACTTGTCCGgtggccagcagcagcagaagcacCACTACAACTACGCCAGTCCGCAGCCGCAGCACTTCCATCATCCTGGAGCGGTGTCTCCGCCGCCGTCCAACTATCCTGCGATGGACGATGCCAATGGAGACTTCCCACCACCGCCGCCACCGCTGTCTACGACCATTTCTAACATGCAAACCGCCACGTCGGGTCACAGTTTCCGCCCTAATCCCAAGTTAACAGCCAATGCCGTGCCCAGGCCCTATCCGGGCAGTCCGGGCGGCAGCAATGGCCTAACCTCCACACCCAACCCTTCGACCACCACTACTAACACCAACTACCAGCAAAGCTTTGAGTCGTCCAGCACTAAAACGCTAAACTCATCTCCACCGGCGGTGCCAAAGAAGCCCGCTGTTAACCGGAATCTGGCGGCATGCGTGCAGGATCTTCATGACAAGACTTTCGGTCAGGGCGGCGTAGTTCAGCTCACGGGAGGAAATGGCTATCCAGGTCAGAACTACGAGGGATACACGTCCAG ATATGAGACACGTAACTTCGACAAGTCAGCCAACAataccaccagcagcagcagtgaATTTGGAGCGGTTAAGCCTCTGGAGTCAAGTTTCTCGCAGATGACCCTGAACACCGATGGCGGCAAGATCAGCATCGTTGACCAAGGCTCGGAGCGACTCACCTCGATGACCCAACGGGTGATGGAGCGCAAATCCTTCACCACAACAACGGAATCCCGCTCGGAGACCAAGACGGAGAAGCATAGTTTTCGATTGGATTAG